CACTGCCCTGTAATATTTAATTTTCTCAGCTTAGCCTTTTTAATACTGCTTTCTGAATTACGGAGAATCTATCTTTTGCTGCAAAGTCTTTATATAAACTTTCAGTCAAGGAGCCCTTTGGATAATTTGTTTTTTCTTGAATAGCGGGTTGCACCAATAACATCGTGGACTAAATCCTAATGCTCAGGAAACCAATAACATCGTGGACTAATCGATACTTTTTATCTATCCAATGAAAGCAAGGGATCAATAATTGGACCTCTAACTGGAAAAGAGAATGATTTGATAATCTTGTTTTCATATTTGACACCAGTTTTCCTCTATGAGTCACAACGGTAGCAATCACACACTGGCCTTCCAGTTTTCTTCTGATGAAATAAGTGGCTCCATTGACCTCGATGCGACCATGAGGATCCACTTTCCTGACAAAGGAGACCTTTCCCCTGGCCACGAGAAGATTGAGATGATGCTTGGCATCCATGTATTGTTCGAGGGTAAATCCCTCTGGCAGGTGTCTGAGAGTTGTCCAGAGACGATCTCGAAGGACTCCTGGGAATCTCGTTCCATGCTCTTTTTGTGTGAGACTCCTGTGGGGTTTCTCATAGTGGTAATACCGCAAGAACTGGTCTGTCTTTCTCTTGAGCACAGTCCGAGTTGGGCAGCGATGCCTTCTGAGTACCCGATCCTGCCAGAGGTTGTTAAAACTCTCCACCGAGGCATTTCTCCCAGGTTCTCCTTTGGTAGAAATGGAAGGAATGTGACGAACTCTTCTTTGTTGAAGCTCCCAGTGAATGACTTCAGCTCCGATTCCAGAGAAGGCAGAGCGCCTGCTCTTGCTTCGATGAATCCATTGAAGGATTTTACAAGGGCCTTTTCCTTGCTTGTAAAGTTGTATTGCTTGACAGCGTTTCTCATAATCGCTTTGAATCTTCATCGCCATTTTCTCCTTCCAAAAAGTTTTGGAAGAAGTTTAGGCGATGTTGATTTTAGTCTACTATGTGATTAGTTTTTTTAGTCCACGATGTTATTGGTGCAACCCACTAATTCTTATCCTTCCCATTTCTGGAATCTGTCAGGGTGATGAAAATGTTTAATGTATCCTGGGCGACTGCCACGATTGAGAATGACAACAGATGAAATTCTTTGAGATTTTTTTATGAATTTGGGGTTAAATAAATAGAGAGGATAGTAGATGAACAAGAGCACAGCGCAGGATCTGTTTAAACGCCACCACCTGTCCCTCTTCAGGTATTTGAGAAGAATGACAGAGAATTCAGATCAAGCAGAGGAATTGACACAAGAAGTTTTCCTCCGCGTCTTGCGAGGTCTTTCAAATTATAGAGAGGAAGGCCGGGAAGAAGCCTGGCTATTTCAAATTGCAAGAAATTTGGTCTTGAACAAGCTTCGAGACAGAAATCGACAACCAAAACTGGAAATGCTGAATGATATGAGAAATCCTTCTTATCCAGCCAGGCAATTGGAAAAACTGGGACTGGAGCAAGCCTTGAGTCGATTGAATGACGCAGATCGAGAGATCTTTCTGCTGCGTGAGATTGCAGGTCTTGGTTATGAAGAAATTTCAAGGGTATGCGACCTTTCAGTTGATGCGGTTAAGTCACGCATTTATCGTGCTCGTATAAATCTTCGCGCATTCATGTCCATGAAAAGCGAGCCATAACGGATATGAAATGGGAGGATTCAAAATGACGGACAAGGATTCCATGGTTATTCTTTCCGCTTTTCTTGACGGAGAAGAAACCGATGAAAAGAAATTGGCAGAAGCGCTTGCAATGCCCGGAGCGCTGGATCTCCTTCGTGATTTTGTGCATTTGAGAGCCGAGCTGAAACGGGATGGGAGTCACCCTCGCCCAATCTTTTATAAAAAGATGCAATCCATGCTGATGACGGCTCCACCGAAGAGAAAATGGTGGAAGATGATCGTTCCTGTTCCAGCTCCAGCTCTCGTTCTATTCGTCATCTTCATGACCTTTCTGGCCGTCTTCTTGATCTTTAAATCAGGAAGAGGAAAAACTCATGAAAAACCTCCGGAACCTGCTCGTGTAGTCTTTTTTGAGCAGGGAGTTGATTGGAAGAAGTTACCAGATTCTTGAAACTATCGAATCGTTATAAAAAAGGAGATGCATCCATGAACAAGAGGCGATTTCCAGTAATAATGTCCTTATCGTTTATGATTCTATTCAGCGCTGTCCTGCTCAGTGGAAAAATCTCAGGAAAAACTGAAACCCTTGAACCCTTCTCTCCGGAAGGGGAAATGGTTCATGTTGAACTTCGTATCCTTGGGACTGATTTCAGCAAAGGCATTCATGGCAAGACATCTCAGATCAGCTCCGCAGGATATACCCTGGCTGTGGGGCAGTCAGGCTTTCTGTATGCAGGAGTTGGGGAATTTAACCAGCAGGGATTCGATGCAGGAAATCTTTGCACGAATTTCATTGGAAGCGAACAGGCCTTTAGAAAACAGGAGCTGCTCTTTCAATCACCGCATGTTTGGTTCATTGAAGTTCAAGCGCTGCCGGTTGAATTTGGGAAGATTTCCCTGAAAACGAACTGGGAAAGTTATTATTCAAAACGGAGGGGAAGCGCTCAGAAAAGAGGTGGTGACGCAAGAGGTATTATCCTTCGAGAAAAGGAGAGTCATTTCCTCGATTACATAAATGTCGCGCCTTCCGATAAATTCCTTTGCAATTCCAATATTATTGTCGAAATCACGGCAGAAATTGAGGAAGACACTACCCTAAAAGATAAATTACTCAGATATGACATCTGGCTCCAGCATAAGGGAAAATCTGGAGAGGTAGAAGATCGCCGGTGCATCACATCAGGACGGCAGGGAGACAAAACCGATTTCTATTTCTTCCCCCTCAGGTTTCCGATAAATGAAGGAATTCTCTCTGATGGATCAAGCCTTGAGATGATCCTCGAAATCTCTGGCAATCTCCGGGGGCGTATCAGATCCGATGGCACGATTATGGTCGAACTGGATGCCATGCGATGGATTGATGCTGAAAGAACCGGTTCCTCCCGGCGGGGTGGAGTGGGTGATGGTGGAACAAAGATTTTTTCTTTGAAGCCAGGAGAATCCGTTCAATTCATCTTGCCGCGACCGACAGGAGCCAGCGGATTATCTGACTTCTCAAAAGAGCATATCAGCAAAGGTCCTTCGCCAGCTGCCAAGAACAACATAAACATTGGGGAAGGCTTTGTTGTGGACCATGGAGAATTCTTTGATGGTCACGAAGATTCTCTCATTCTCACTGTGACAATTGATTAAGGCATTGTCATTCAAAGTAAGAAAAGAGTTGGCCATGGCGCAAAGCTTCCGGGA
This sequence is a window from Acidobacteriota bacterium. Protein-coding genes within it:
- a CDS encoding integrase core domain-containing protein — its product is MAMKIQSDYEKRCQAIQLYKQGKGPCKILQWIHRSKSRRSAFSGIGAEVIHWELQQRRVRHIPSISTKGEPGRNASVESFNNLWQDRVLRRHRCPTRTVLKRKTDQFLRYYHYEKPHRSLTQKEHGTRFPGVLRDRLWTTLRHLPEGFTLEQYMDAKHHLNLLVARGKVSFVRKVDPHGRIEVNGATYFIRRKLEGQCVIATVVTHRGKLVSNMKTRLSNHSLFQLEVQLLIPCFHWIDKKYRLVHDVIGFLSIRI
- a CDS encoding RNA polymerase sigma factor is translated as MNKSTAQDLFKRHHLSLFRYLRRMTENSDQAEELTQEVFLRVLRGLSNYREEGREEAWLFQIARNLVLNKLRDRNRQPKLEMLNDMRNPSYPARQLEKLGLEQALSRLNDADREIFLLREIAGLGYEEISRVCDLSVDAVKSRIYRARINLRAFMSMKSEP